The genomic window TGAGCTATCATAGACAGTGGAGGGAGACAAAAGTAGTCAAACTCCAGAAGATAAGAGAAAGTTCTAAATCGGAGGTTAATATATATGGCACTTGTACGTTGGGAACCTTTCAGAGAAATTGACTCTCTACAAAAAGAAATGAATCGCTTATTTGATAGTTTCTATCCCACTGGTTTAGCTAACGGTGACTTTGATAAATTATCCTTCGTTCCCGCAGCAGAAATGAACGAAACGGAAGAAGCGATCGACCTTAAACTAGAAATTCCTGGGTTAGAAGCCAAAGATTTAGACGTTGAAGTTCAAGCGGACTCTGTTAGCATTAAAGGAGAACGGAAATCAGAAGAAAAAACCGAAGAAAACGGGACAACCCGAACTGAATTCCGTTACGGTAAATTCCATCGAGTTATTCCTTTACCTAGCCGAGTACAAAACAACAATGTAACGGCAGAGTATAAAGATGGTATCCTTCATCTTAATCTGCCTAAAGCAGAAGAAGAACGGAACAAAGTCGTGAAAGTCAATCTTGGATAAACTAATTGGGGGTCAACAACCGTTGACCCCTTATTCTTTTTTGACTCTCAGATAGCAATAGAAAAAAAGGATGTTATTAACCTTTGAGCTTATCCCGAATTGACGTTAAAGGTAAACAAACTCCGAACCCAAAATCAAACTTACTGACTCAAAGCCTTCAAAAAACTTTGTACACTGGCAAAAATGCCCGATTTTTTAGGTTGAGGTTGATCACTATTCTCTTCTTCTCCTTTCAACGCATTATTCACTAAAATATCTAAAGCTTCTCCCATCGGTTTTTGCCCTTGTTCGGCAATTAATTCATAACCCTCTTCTTTTTCTAAATACACTAACCAAGGAGAAGGATAAGAACGCAACACCACTACCCCATCTAACGGTCGAAAATAATAAACCGATTCTAGGGTACTAATAAAGCGTTCTCGCAGTTGTCTAGCAGCGTAACCAATGCCCACAATAGACACATCTTCTAACTGGGGAATCAGCAAAATAACGGGGCGATGGCCCGCTAAATTACACAATTTTTCTACGATTTCCACCTCAACCGAAGAGGGACTGACTAATAAAAAGGCTTCGTCTGCTTCAGAAATTTTCTTGTCTATGGGAGTGGCCCGACTGCCTAAGTCAGTTACCTGAAAAGGGGTTTCTCCCCAGTCTCGTCTGGCTAAAGCTGCAGCGCCGGTATCGGGAAAGATCACTTTTAACCCTGATTCTTGGCCTTTAAATAAGGTGGTAAACTCTAAGGCTAAGGGTTGGGCTTGTAGGGCAATTTCTGGGATAACAATTTCTAAGCAAATACGTCCTACCCCTGCTTCTAGGGCGAGTTTGGCTGCTTCTTTGGCTTGGGTTACGGCTTGTTCTAAACTGTTGGGAACTTCAACCATGATAGGGTTCTTAAAGAGCGATCGCTATTATTGTACAAGAGTACGAGACAATGGAAAATAGACGAGTGAAATGGTGACAGTCACATCACATTATGATTGGTATTTTAGCGATCCTTTCTGTATCGGCAGCAGCCGGAATGAGAATTGCGTTACCTTTATTAATTATTGGCTTGCTTCGTAGTGATTTATGGTCACAGGTTCCTTTACTGGCTGCTATTCCTCCCCAAGTTTTGATTGGGGTTTTAACCAGTTGGTCATTGTTTGAATTATTTGGCTCAAAAAAATTATTAGGTCAGCGTATTTTACAGATTATCCAATTAATTTTTAGCCCCTTAGTCGGGGGATTATTAGCCGTTGCTCTGGTCAAAATGGCTAATTTAGAAATGAGTCCGTTATGGTTAATTGGTGTCATTGGGGGATTATTAGCGTTTGTTTTAAAGTTGGTTCAAGTCGGTTGGTTTTTTCGCTTAAGAGGGTTACCGATATGGGTAATTTGTATTGAAGATATTGTTTGTATTTTATTGGTTTTATTCGCTTTTGATGCCCCTAAAAATGGAGGGTTAATTGCTTTGATGTTATTATGGATAGCCATTAGAAGTTCAACGGCTTGGCGTAAATGGTATCGTCAAAGTAGTCAAGTTTCTGAGCTTAAATGAATTTAAAATATGATCACTGATAACTGATTTAAGTTTATCGTCTTCCTTGACCAAATAAAATCTTTTTTGATGCTTCGGTAATGGTGGCTTCTGTTTTTAGATTTTTTGCTATGTCATAAGCTTTTTGAACAGCCGGACGATTTTGGATACTTTCAAACCATCTTTTAAGATTAGGAAAATCAGCTAAGTTTTGCTGTTGTTGTTGATGGGGTACAATCCAAGGATAGACAGCCATGTCTGCAATAGAATAAGCTTGTGCGATGTATTCTCTATCTTTTAATTGTTCATCTAATACCCCATAAAGCCGTTCTGTTTCTTTGACGTATCGATCAATAGCATAGGGAACTTTTTCAGGAGCATAATGACTAAAATGATGATTTTGACCTAACATCGGTCCAAGTCCTCCCATTTGCCAAAATAACCATTGCATAACGTCCATTTCACCCTGTATATCTGTGGGCAAAAATTGTTGAGTTTTTTTAGCTAAATAATATAAAATTGCCCCAGATTCAAAAATACGAATGGGTTCACCACCATCGGTTGGAGAATGATCTACAATTGCAGGAATGCGATTATTAGGAGAGATTTTCAGAAATTCAGGCTCAAATTGTTCTCCTTTAGCAATATTAATTAAGTTAATTTTATAGTCTAATTGGGTTTCTTCTAGAAAAATAGTAATTTTATGACCGTTGGGAGTTGTCCAATAGTAGAGATCAATCATAATAATTTTTAAGGAAATAAAAGTTAACTATCTTTAACAAAGCGGTTGATTACTGACCAACATTTTCTGTGCCATTCCTGCACCCACTCCAATATGATTGTCTTGAATGGCCACAAGAACTGAACCACTGGGTTGCACGCTAATGACTTGAACTTGAGTTCCGGGGGTAAGTCCCATCCCTAATAGTCGACTCCTTCCTCCTTTTCCGACAAAACCCACTATCCAAACAGATTGTCCTACATAGGTTTGGGAAAGGGGATAATGCTCACTATTTTTTAGGTTTTGTCCTTGTTCGGGGTTTTCCTCCTGATTTTCATCAAAGTCGCTGAAAAAGTCAAAACTCCAACCCTTACGTTGACGATGGGGAAGACGGCTATTGTGATTAACTTTCCAATCCATCTTGCTCTCCTTTGCAATTGAGAGATAGTCTTAATTATTCCACTTCAATTTTAGAGTTATTTGTTGAGATAAGCTTGATCCTTGAATTAAGAAAATCTTAAGAAAGAGCCGTCCTGAATGAATAAAAGCTTAAATTTTTGTCTAAATCTACAAACGGATGGTTTAATATTATTGAGAATATTTTTCATTAAATTAATTTTAGTTTCATGGCACTCTCTTCCTTTCCTTTCCTCAATGACAGCCTGAATGCGAAAAAATTCCCTAAAATACATCATTGGTTTCGTCCCACCTTGGCCCCGGAACAGGGTGTATTTTTGGTATTGTTGGGTTCTTTTTTGACAGGTGCGGCATTAGCACAGCAATGGAATCAATGGACGAATCTAGCCTTGATCTGTGCTTTTTTGACGTTACAAATGGAGCATCCTTATGTTGTCCAATTGAAACAAAGAAAAAGCTGGAAACCTCGTTTTTTGATTTGGGGGGGAATTTATGGGGTAAGTGCGCTCAGTTTAGCTATATTGCTTTGGTTGCATTCCCCAGTCTTGTTAGCCATTTATTCCTTAGTCGTAGTCGCCTTGGTTGCTGATGGTATTGCTGTCGTTCATCAAAAGCATAAGTCCATTGCTAACGAATTGATCAGCTTTGCCACTATTTCTTTAGCAGCCCCCTTAGCTTATGGTGCCACTACAGGAAATCTCTCTATCGAAGCAATGGGGATATGGATTTTGAACACTTTATTTTTTAGTAGTGCCATTTATACTATCAAACTAAGGAAGAAAAAAACTCACTCATTGCAACCAGGAATAATCTATCATGGTGTATCGGCACTCATTTTGGTTGGATTGTACAGCGTAAATTGTTTATCCTTGATTACAGCTTTATCCTTTGCCGTAGCCTTAATTAAATTTGGTATAGTTCATTGTGTATTGGACTGGTATCGTCAAGCTAGGTTTCACTCAATTGCTATTTTTGAAACACGATTTGCTTTAGTTTATATTGCGATTGCTTGTATTAGTGTTCTTCCGGCCCATTTACCCCCTCAATAAATAATAAGGAGAGGGTATATAAATTGGATTTGTATAAGACTATAATTGATCGAATTTTATCTTTATACCTAATCCTTTCTCCTCATCTTTAAAATAGAGACTATAATGATTAAGGTAATCAACTAAGATTAACCTTAATGGAAAATTTGTTATCTATTTTACGAAGCAATCCGCTTGTTTCCTTCACGATCTTATTATTGGTTATTTTGACGTTACCCCCTATTTTTGAACGGTTACGTCTTCCGGGATTAGTGGGATTACTATTTGCTGGTGTTATCTTAGGTAAAGATGGGTTATATCTCTTAGATGCTGACTCAGAAAGTATAGACCTGTTGGCTGAGATTGGTAAAATTTATCTCATGTTTGTGGCCGGTTTAGAGATAGATTTAGCTGAATTTCGTAAAACAAAAGATCGATCGGTAGTGTTTGGGTTTTTAACTTTTTGTTTTCCGTTACTGATGGGAACTTATGTCGGTCTTAATTTTGGGTTTGGCTTAAATTCTTCTATTTTGATTGGTTCTTTATTAGCATCTCATACTCTTTTAGGATTTCCCATTGTCCAACGGTTAGGAATGGTCAAAAATGAAGCGGTTATGGTAACCATTGGGGCGACAATTTTTACCGATATTGCTGCATTGTTAGTGTTAGCCATTTCTGTTTCTATTCATCGCGGAAATTTTTCTCCGGTTAGCTTGATTATTCAACTGGTGGCTTTAGGGTTTTATTCTATTATTGTTCTGTTTGGTTTCGACTGGTTGGGTAAAGAATATTTTAGACGCACAGGAGACGAAGAAAGTAACCAATTTTTATTTGTTTTATTAGCAGTATTTTTAGCATCTATTGGCGCACAATTAATTAATGTTGATAAAATTGTCGGGGCATTTTTGGCCGGTTTAGCGGTTAATGATGTCGTGGGGAATGGTCCCGTTAAAGAGAAGATAGAATTTGTGGGAGGAACCTTATTTATTCCCTTCTTTTTTGTGGGGATGGGACTATTATTAGATATTCCAGCTTTCATCAAAACCATTCGATTTGAACTCCCTTTAGTGATTGGTATTGTTGGTGGTTTAATTGTGGCAAAATTTATGGCTGCAATAGCTGTAAAGTTTATTTATCGCTATACTTGGCCTGAATTATTTACCATGTGGTCTTTATCATTGCCCCAGGTAGCTGCCACATTAGCTGCAGCCTTAGCAGCCTATCAAATCCAAAATGTAGCAGGGGAAAGATTGATCAATGAAGCTGTTTTTAATAGTGTCATTGTCTTAATGTTAATTACCTCAATTTTAGGCCCTGTATTAACTGCCCAATTTGCCACAAAATTGCCTTTATCTAAAACCATAGAAAATGAAGCACCTGGCACAATACGAAGTACATTAGATGAATGGTTACCTCAGTTAAAATCGGAAACCAAGAATGATAGTTTTAATATTGTTATCCCTATTTATAATCCCCATACCCAACGAGATTTAATCGAAATGGGGGCGTTATTAGCTAAAAAAGAGTCAGGAATTATTGTACCGGTTTCCATTGCCACTGCTGGTGTTCATATGGATGATCCACAACTGGATGGAAACTTAAAACGAAGTCAAATGTTATTAGATCGAGCCAGAGAAATTAGTCAAGAATTTAGTGTCGATACTGAGCCAATTATTCGTATTGATGATGATATTGCTTATGGAATTAGTCGCACAGCAAAAGAAAAAAATGCTCACTTAATTATTATGGGATGGAGTAGAAATACGGGGTTAAAAGCACGACTCTTTGGTACCGTTTTAGATACGGT from Crocosphaera subtropica ATCC 51142 includes these protein-coding regions:
- a CDS encoding DUF4126 domain-containing protein, which gives rise to MMIGILAILSVSAAAGMRIALPLLIIGLLRSDLWSQVPLLAAIPPQVLIGVLTSWSLFELFGSKKLLGQRILQIIQLIFSPLVGGLLAVALVKMANLEMSPLWLIGVIGGLLAFVLKLVQVGWFFRLRGLPIWVICIEDIVCILLVLFAFDAPKNGGLIALMLLWIAIRSSTAWRKWYRQSSQVSELK
- a CDS encoding cation:proton antiporter, whose amino-acid sequence is MENLLSILRSNPLVSFTILLLVILTLPPIFERLRLPGLVGLLFAGVILGKDGLYLLDADSESIDLLAEIGKIYLMFVAGLEIDLAEFRKTKDRSVVFGFLTFCFPLLMGTYVGLNFGFGLNSSILIGSLLASHTLLGFPIVQRLGMVKNEAVMVTIGATIFTDIAALLVLAISVSIHRGNFSPVSLIIQLVALGFYSIIVLFGFDWLGKEYFRRTGDEESNQFLFVLLAVFLASIGAQLINVDKIVGAFLAGLAVNDVVGNGPVKEKIEFVGGTLFIPFFFVGMGLLLDIPAFIKTIRFELPLVIGIVGGLIVAKFMAAIAVKFIYRYTWPELFTMWSLSLPQVAATLAAALAAYQIQNVAGERLINEAVFNSVIVLMLITSILGPVLTAQFATKLPLSKTIENEAPGTIRSTLDEWLPQLKSETKNDSFNIVIPIYNPHTQRDLIEMGALLAKKESGIIVPVSIATAGVHMDDPQLDGNLKRSQMLLDRAREISQEFSVDTEPIIRIDDDIAYGISRTAKEKNAHLIIMGWSRNTGLKARLFGTVLDTVFWSSHCPVAVMRLLDNPTNLHRILLPVKNLSKATLETIKFAKLFADANQGSITLLHISDRQTPSQQVTEFKTALSNLVTDYELSEKCKIKMIIHDAPAQVIIRASHQFDLVILRSFRRRTAGGLAVSDITTEVLKKLSCSLVLFGQPHS
- a CDS encoding FeoA family protein is translated as MDWKVNHNSRLPHRQRKGWSFDFFSDFDENQEENPEQGQNLKNSEHYPLSQTYVGQSVWIVGFVGKGGRSRLLGMGLTPGTQVQVISVQPSGSVLVAIQDNHIGVGAGMAQKMLVSNQPLC
- a CDS encoding YwiC-like family protein, whose amino-acid sequence is MALSSFPFLNDSLNAKKFPKIHHWFRPTLAPEQGVFLVLLGSFLTGAALAQQWNQWTNLALICAFLTLQMEHPYVVQLKQRKSWKPRFLIWGGIYGVSALSLAILLWLHSPVLLAIYSLVVVALVADGIAVVHQKHKSIANELISFATISLAAPLAYGATTGNLSIEAMGIWILNTLFFSSAIYTIKLRKKKTHSLQPGIIYHGVSALILVGLYSVNCLSLITALSFAVALIKFGIVHCVLDWYRQARFHSIAIFETRFALVYIAIACISVLPAHLPPQ
- a CDS encoding glutathione binding-like protein: MIDLYYWTTPNGHKITIFLEETQLDYKINLINIAKGEQFEPEFLKISPNNRIPAIVDHSPTDGGEPIRIFESGAILYYLAKKTQQFLPTDIQGEMDVMQWLFWQMGGLGPMLGQNHHFSHYAPEKVPYAIDRYVKETERLYGVLDEQLKDREYIAQAYSIADMAVYPWIVPHQQQQQNLADFPNLKRWFESIQNRPAVQKAYDIAKNLKTEATITEASKKILFGQGRR
- a CDS encoding DUF1995 family protein; its protein translation is MVEVPNSLEQAVTQAKEAAKLALEAGVGRICLEIVIPEIALQAQPLALEFTTLFKGQESGLKVIFPDTGAAALARRDWGETPFQVTDLGSRATPIDKKISEADEAFLLVSPSSVEVEIVEKLCNLAGHRPVILLIPQLEDVSIVGIGYAARQLRERFISTLESVYYFRPLDGVVVLRSYPSPWLVYLEKEEGYELIAEQGQKPMGEALDILVNNALKGEEENSDQPQPKKSGIFASVQSFLKALSQ
- a CDS encoding Hsp20/alpha crystallin family protein, whose amino-acid sequence is MALVRWEPFREIDSLQKEMNRLFDSFYPTGLANGDFDKLSFVPAAEMNETEEAIDLKLEIPGLEAKDLDVEVQADSVSIKGERKSEEKTEENGTTRTEFRYGKFHRVIPLPSRVQNNNVTAEYKDGILHLNLPKAEEERNKVVKVNLG